One Haloplanus vescus DNA window includes the following coding sequences:
- a CDS encoding fumarylacetoacetate hydrolase family protein, which translates to MRYLARTADGRPLVGDDTGFVPLQSAYPDASSVRDALPRATTGLDELGAATADPVARDAFRFGPCLSRPGKLFGIGLNYADHAADLSEDPPDEPASFFKPATAATGPGGPIRLPPTEESERVTAEAELAVVIGRTCRDVSVDDADDVIAGYTPVIDMTAEDVLQRNPRYLTRAKSYDTFLVLGPHVAVPERDASLDDVEVRTVVDGEVRARNTVANMHFSPRELVARHSSVMTLEPGDVISTGTPGAHHITPGDHVRAEVDRIGTVAADVVRQ; encoded by the coding sequence ATGCGCTATCTCGCTCGCACCGCCGACGGTCGCCCCCTCGTCGGCGACGACACGGGGTTCGTCCCACTCCAATCGGCCTATCCCGACGCGTCGAGCGTCCGAGACGCACTCCCGCGAGCGACGACCGGCCTCGACGAACTCGGCGCCGCGACGGCCGACCCCGTCGCTCGCGACGCGTTCAGGTTCGGCCCGTGTCTGTCCCGCCCGGGCAAACTGTTCGGCATCGGCCTCAACTACGCCGACCACGCCGCCGACCTCTCGGAGGACCCACCGGACGAACCGGCGAGTTTCTTCAAGCCTGCGACGGCGGCGACGGGACCCGGCGGGCCCATCCGCCTCCCGCCGACCGAGGAGTCGGAACGCGTCACCGCCGAGGCAGAGTTGGCCGTCGTCATCGGCCGCACCTGCCGAGACGTGAGCGTCGACGACGCCGACGACGTAATTGCCGGCTACACGCCCGTCATCGATATGACCGCGGAGGACGTCCTCCAGCGAAACCCGCGCTATCTCACCCGCGCGAAGAGTTACGACACCTTCCTCGTCCTCGGCCCTCACGTCGCCGTCCCCGAACGCGACGCGTCGCTCGACGACGTGGAGGTGCGGACCGTCGTCGACGGCGAGGTGCGGGCGCGAAACACCGTCGCCAACATGCACTTCTCGCCGCGCGAACTCGTCGCGCGTCACTCGTCGGTGATGACGCTCGAACCCGGCGACGTCATCTCGACGGGGACGCCCGGCGCCCACCACATCACGCCCGGTGACCACGTGCGCGCCGAGGTTGACCGAATCGGGACTGTTGCCGCCGACGTGGTGCGACAATAG
- a CDS encoding YqjF family protein gives MRSLLSMRWDDLCFAHWPVAPGVVEPTLPEGLTVDTRDGDAYLGIVGFRMASIRPRGAPVGLSFPELNLRTYVRADGGTGVYFYNLDADDPLGVAIARGLFKLPYYRAEMSVRDRGMGRIDFRSRRTHRGAPPARFDATYGPTEEPTVVDSDSLEAFLTERYRFYTASEGGRLYRGDIEHDPWKVSAATLDVRENTLFAANGFDRPAGNPIVHYSPGSDVTAGRIRRVDTA, from the coding sequence ATGCGCTCGCTGCTCTCGATGCGGTGGGACGACCTATGCTTCGCCCACTGGCCAGTCGCGCCCGGCGTCGTCGAACCGACGCTCCCCGAGGGCCTGACCGTCGACACGCGCGACGGCGACGCCTACCTCGGCATCGTCGGCTTCCGCATGGCGTCGATTCGGCCCCGTGGCGCCCCCGTCGGCCTCTCCTTCCCCGAACTGAACCTGCGGACGTACGTACGAGCAGACGGTGGGACGGGCGTCTACTTCTACAACCTCGACGCCGACGACCCACTCGGCGTGGCGATTGCGCGCGGCCTGTTCAAACTCCCCTACTACCGGGCCGAGATGTCGGTCCGGGACCGGGGAATGGGTCGAATCGACTTCCGGAGTCGACGCACACACCGGGGCGCGCCCCCGGCGCGGTTCGACGCCACCTACGGCCCGACGGAGGAGCCGACAGTCGTCGATTCGGACTCGCTCGAAGCCTTCCTCACCGAGCGCTATCGCTTCTACACGGCGAGCGAGGGCGGGCGCCTCTACCGCGGCGACATCGAACACGACCCGTGGAAAGTGAGCGCGGCGACCCTCGACGTGCGCGAGAACACGCTGTTCGCGGCGAACGGCTTCGACCGACCCGCGGGCAACCCCATCGTCCACTACAGTCCGGGCAGCGACGTGACCGCGGGGCGAATACGCCGGGTCGACACCGCGTGA
- a CDS encoding AAA family ATPase, protein MSAGDGIELTVRSAEKRDAGRGIARLPEAARKRLGVLSGDAVAIEGSRETVAKLWPARPGVPGDAILVDAETRADAGVAVGDTVRVRRASVADADRMTLRAPPTVDADRDSVRRELERTIESRPLREGDRVRVESLDADPFVVTETRPAGAVRATDATDIRVVGGDEQTEPSDIDATDDATAAATGERSRPATGVAYEDIGGLDDELDLVREMIELPLAEPELFTRLGVDPPKGVLLHGPPGTGKTLIAKAVANEVDATFISVSGPEIVSKYKGDSEERLRAVFDRAREEAPTIVFFDEIDSIAPKREDGSGMEDRIVGQLLSLMDGLEARGEVIVIGATNRVDDLDPALRRGGRFDREIEIGVPGVAGRREILDVHTRRVPMTEDVDLDRLASRTHGFVGADLESLVTEAAMSALRRARREGTATGDITVGRADFETAMAAVDPSAMREYVSETPTEGFESVGGLEEAKATLSRAVTWPLTYGPLFDAADADPPSGVLLYGPPGTGKTLLARAVAAESEVNFVRVQGPELLDRYVGESEKAVREVFDRARQTAPAIVFFDEIDAVATARDRADSEVTERVVSQLLTEFDAVADNPHLVVLAATNRRDALDPALLRAGRLESHVEVPAPDEPARRAILEVHTREKPLAGDVDLDAVAARTAGYSGADLAAVCREAAMLAVRTVADAYEGTEANEHADEVSLTAAHFEAALDAVSPSLVDSA, encoded by the coding sequence ATGAGCGCGGGCGACGGTATCGAACTCACGGTGCGGAGCGCCGAGAAACGCGACGCGGGCCGGGGCATCGCCCGACTCCCCGAGGCGGCCCGCAAGCGACTCGGCGTGTTGAGCGGCGACGCCGTCGCCATCGAGGGAAGCCGGGAAACGGTGGCGAAGCTCTGGCCGGCGCGGCCCGGCGTCCCCGGGGACGCCATCCTCGTCGACGCGGAGACGCGGGCGGACGCCGGCGTCGCCGTCGGCGACACCGTCCGCGTCCGACGGGCGAGCGTCGCCGACGCCGACAGGATGACGCTGCGGGCGCCGCCGACGGTCGACGCCGACCGAGACTCGGTGCGGCGCGAACTCGAACGGACCATCGAGAGCCGCCCCCTCCGCGAGGGCGACCGGGTGCGCGTCGAGAGCCTCGACGCCGACCCGTTCGTCGTCACGGAGACGCGGCCCGCCGGCGCCGTCCGAGCGACCGACGCGACCGATATTCGAGTGGTCGGCGGCGACGAGCAGACCGAACCGAGCGACATCGACGCGACCGACGACGCGACTGCGGCGGCGACGGGTGAGCGTTCGCGCCCCGCGACGGGCGTCGCCTACGAGGACATCGGCGGCCTTGACGACGAACTCGACCTCGTGCGCGAGATGATAGAGCTCCCCCTCGCAGAGCCGGAACTGTTCACCCGACTCGGCGTCGACCCGCCGAAGGGCGTCCTCCTCCACGGCCCGCCGGGGACTGGCAAGACGCTCATCGCCAAGGCCGTCGCCAACGAAGTCGACGCCACCTTCATCTCCGTCTCGGGGCCGGAAATCGTCTCGAAGTACAAGGGCGACAGCGAGGAGCGTCTGCGCGCGGTGTTCGACCGCGCTCGCGAGGAGGCGCCGACCATCGTCTTCTTCGACGAAATCGACTCCATCGCCCCGAAACGCGAGGACGGCAGCGGGATGGAAGACCGAATCGTCGGCCAACTCCTCTCGCTGATGGACGGCCTCGAAGCGCGGGGCGAGGTCATCGTCATCGGGGCGACCAACCGCGTCGACGACTTAGACCCCGCGCTCCGGCGGGGCGGGCGCTTCGACCGCGAAATCGAAATCGGCGTCCCCGGCGTCGCCGGCCGGCGCGAGATTCTCGACGTCCACACGCGCCGCGTCCCGATGACCGAGGACGTGGACCTCGACCGACTGGCCAGTCGCACTCACGGGTTCGTCGGCGCCGACCTCGAATCGCTGGTGACCGAGGCCGCCATGTCGGCGCTCAGACGCGCCCGCCGCGAGGGGACGGCCACGGGCGACATCACCGTCGGGCGCGCGGACTTCGAGACGGCGATGGCCGCCGTCGACCCCAGCGCCATGCGGGAGTACGTCTCCGAGACGCCCACCGAAGGGTTCGAGTCTGTCGGCGGCCTCGAGGAGGCGAAGGCGACGCTCTCGCGTGCGGTGACGTGGCCGCTCACCTACGGGCCGCTGTTCGACGCCGCGGACGCCGACCCGCCCTCCGGCGTCCTCCTCTACGGCCCGCCGGGGACGGGCAAGACCCTGCTGGCCCGCGCCGTCGCCGCCGAGAGCGAGGTGAACTTCGTCCGGGTGCAGGGCCCGGAACTCCTCGACCGCTACGTCGGCGAGAGCGAGAAGGCGGTCCGGGAGGTGTTCGACCGCGCCCGACAGACCGCGCCCGCTATCGTCTTCTTCGACGAAATCGACGCCGTCGCGACGGCCCGTGACCGCGCCGACAGCGAGGTGACCGAGCGCGTCGTCTCCCAGCTCCTGACGGAGTTCGACGCCGTCGCGGACAACCCCCACCTCGTCGTCCTCGCGGCGACGAACCGCCGGGATGCCCTCGACCCTGCGCTCCTCCGCGCGGGGCGACTGGAGTCTCACGTCGAGGTGCCCGCGCCCGACGAACCCGCCCGGCGAGCGATTCTGGAGGTCCACACCCGCGAGAAACCCCTCGCCGGCGACGTGGACCTCGACGCCGTCGCGGCGCGCACCGCCGGCTACTCGGGAGCCGACCTCGCCGCTGTCTGTCGGGAAGCGGCCATGCTCGCGGTCCGGACCGTCGCAGACGCCTACGAGGGGACCGAGGCCAACGAACACGCGGACGAGGTGTCGCTGACCGCCGCGCACTTCGAGGCGGCGCTGGACGCCGTTTCGCCATCGCTCGTCGACAGCGCGTGA
- a CDS encoding ArsR/SmtB family transcription factor, whose translation MRQLLWWLIGGSRGGANRLRIVRTLHDRPMNTNQLSETLDLNYKTVQHHLEVLEENNIVTTQGDDYGKMFFLTEQMTANLDILEEIAEQADLETNGD comes from the coding sequence ATGCGGCAGTTGCTGTGGTGGCTCATCGGCGGGTCGCGAGGCGGTGCGAACCGTCTCCGAATCGTCCGCACCCTCCACGACCGGCCGATGAACACGAACCAACTGTCCGAGACGCTCGATTTGAACTACAAGACCGTCCAGCACCACCTCGAAGTGCTCGAGGAGAACAACATCGTGACGACACAGGGGGATGACTACGGGAAGATGTTCTTTCTGACCGAACAGATGACGGCGAATCTGGACATCCTCGAGGAAATTGCCGAGCAAGCGGACCTAGAGACCAATGGAGACTGA